One genomic window of Cannabis sativa cultivar Pink pepper isolate KNU-18-1 chromosome 2, ASM2916894v1, whole genome shotgun sequence includes the following:
- the LOC115719659 gene encoding phosphoinositide phospholipase C 4 — MGSYRMCVCFTRKYRITEAEPPSDVKDAFKKFSEGGNHMNADQLRQFLVEFQGDDATTVQDAQQIIEQIHHRRHHHHIPKFRRHSLTLDDFHHYLFSVDFNPPIMDKVHHDMTAPLSHYFIYTGHNSYLTGNQISSDCSDVPIIKALHKGVRVVELDIWPNSTKDDVHVLHGRTLTTPVELIKCLKSIKEHAFVASPYPVILTLEDHLTPDLQAKVAQMVTETFEEMLFCPESSEKLEEFPSPEEMKYKIIISTKPPKEYLQAKSNKENEDSSSFKRRDSNEDSRKTDTTEPANREDEEEYTSDSDASDSSGNNSKSSKNDRRREFNGDSDENNKSSSKIDRSLSGEPPEYLSIIAMHSGKPKGGLKEQLKVEVDKVTRLSLNEQKFEKAVTLHASQVVRFTQKNFLRVYPKASRIDSSNYKPLICWMHGVQMVALNMQGYGKSLWLMHGMFRANGGCGYVKKPEFLMSKGPDNQVFDPKAKLPVKKTLKVKVYMGDGWHLDFKQTHFDTYSPPDFYTRVGIAGVAADEIMKKTKKKEDNWTPVWEEEFTFPLTVPELALLRIEVKEYDMSEKDDFAGQTCLPISELKQGIRAIPLSDHKGEKYNSVRLLMRFQFV; from the exons ATGGGGAGCTATAGGATGTGTGTGTGTTTCACCCGAAAGTACAGGATCACGGAGGCGGAGCCACCCTCCGACGTGAAAGATGCCTTTAAGAAGTTCTCGGAAGGTGGGAACCACATGAACGCCGACCAGTTACGGCAGTTCTTGGTCGAGTTCCAAGGAGATGATGCCACCACAGTTCAAGATGCCCAGCAGATCATTGAGCAGATCCATCACCGTCGTCACCACCACCACATTCCTAAGTTCAGAAGACACTCTCTCACTCTTGATGACTTCCATCATTACCTCTTCTCTGTTGACTTCAATCCCCCTATTATGGATAAG GTTCATCATGACATGACGGCTCCTTTGTCACATTATTTCATATACACCGGCCATAATTCGTATTTGACTGGAAATCAAATAAGTAGCGATTGCAGCGATGTTCCCATAATTAAGGCACTGCATAAAGGGGTTAGAGTGGTAGAGCTTGATATTTGGCCTAATTCCACTAAAGATGATGTTCATGTTCTTCATGGAAG GACTTTAACAACACCAGTGGAGCTTATAAAATGCTTGAAATCCATTAAAGAACATGCTTTTGTGGCTTCTCCATACCCTGTTATCTTAACTCTTGAAGACCATCTTACACCAGATCTCCAAGCTAAAGTAGCTCAG atggTCACGGAAACATTTGAGGAGATGTTATTTTGTCCTGAATCTTCTGAAAAGTTAGAGGAGTTCCCTTCACCAGAAGAGATGAAATACAAAATCATTATTTCCACCAAACCTCCGAAGGAGTACCTTCAAGCCAAATCTAATAAAGAAAATGAAGATAGTAGCTCGTTCAAAAGGCGAGATTCCAATGAAGATTCACGAAAGACAGATACAACTGAGCCTGCAAATcgtgaagatgaagaagaatatACG AGTGATAGTGATGCAAGTGATTCAAGTGGAAACAACAGTAAAAGTAGTAAAAACGACAGAAGAAGAGAATTCAATGGTGACAGTGATGAAAACAACAAGAGTAGTAGTAAAATTGATCGAAGCTTGTCAGGAGAACCACCCGAATACTTGAGTATCATAGCAATGCATTCTGGAAAACCAAAAGGGGGTTTAAAAGAGCAACTTAAAGTTGAGGTTGACAAGGTTACGCGCTTAAGTTTGAAcgaacaaaaatttgaaaaggcTGTTACACTTCATGCCTCACAAGTAGTTAG ATTTACACAGAAGAATTTCTTAAGAGTGTATCCAAAGGCTTCTCGAATTGACTCTTCCAACTACAAGCCCTTGATTTGCTGGATGCATGGAGTTCAAATGGTTGCTCTCAATATGCag GGATATGGTAAATCTTTGTGGCTTATGCATGGAATGTTTAGAGCCAATGGTGGTTGTGGTTACGTGAAGAAGCCCGAGTTTTTAATGAGCAAGGGACCAGATAATCAAGTTTTTGATCCTAAAGCGAAATTGCCAGTGAAGAAAACTTTGAAG GTGAAAGTGTACATGGGAGATGGATGGCATTTGGATTTCAAACAAACACACTTTGACACCTATTCACCTCCAGATTTTTACACCAGA GTTGGTATAGCAGGAGTTGCGGCTGACGAAATAATgaagaaaacaaagaagaaagaagacaaTTGGACGCCTGTTTGGGAAGAAGAGTTTACATTTCCATTGACAGTTCCTGAATTGGCTTTGCTTCGAATTGAAGTGAAAGAATACGACATGTCCGAAAAGGATGATTTTGCTGGCCAAACTTGTCTTCCCATTTCTGAGTTGAAACAAGGCATTCGTGCAATTCCTCTCTCGGACCATAAAGGTGAGAAGTACAACTCTGTTAGGCTGCTCATGCGGTTTCAGTTCGTCTAA